The following proteins are encoded in a genomic region of Burkholderia cepacia:
- a CDS encoding cytochrome c — protein sequence MRKSTLTFLLAGCLALPGLVRAADAADPALVKRGEYLAVAGDCMACHTAKGGKPFAGGLGMPIPMLGKIYTSNITPDPDTGIGNWTAEDFERAVRHGVSKNGDNLYPAMPYVSYAKINDDDMQALYAYFMHGVEPVKQAPPKNEIPALLSMRWPLKIWNWLFLKDGAYEPKPAQSAEWNRGAYLVQGLAHCSTCHTPRGIAMQEKSLDESGGSFLSGSVLAGWDGYNITSDANAGIGGWTQQQLVQYLRTGSVPGLAQAAGPMAEAIEHSFSKMTEADIGAISTYIRTVPAVASGDAKQSRSSWGKPAEDGLKLRGVALASSGIDPARLYLGNCATCHQMQGKGTPDGYYPPLFHNSTVGAPNPTNLVQVILNGVQRKAGSEDVGMPAFRHELSDAQIAALTNYVTGQFGNPAAKVTEQDVAKLR from the coding sequence GTGCGGAAATCTACTCTCACCTTCCTCCTCGCCGGCTGCCTCGCGCTGCCGGGGCTCGTACGCGCGGCCGATGCGGCCGATCCGGCGCTGGTCAAGCGCGGCGAATACCTCGCGGTCGCGGGCGACTGCATGGCATGCCATACCGCGAAGGGCGGCAAGCCGTTCGCGGGCGGTCTCGGCATGCCGATCCCGATGCTCGGCAAGATCTACACGAGCAACATCACGCCCGATCCCGATACGGGCATCGGCAACTGGACGGCCGAGGACTTCGAGCGCGCGGTGCGTCACGGGGTGTCGAAGAACGGCGACAACCTGTATCCGGCGATGCCGTACGTGTCTTACGCGAAGATCAACGACGACGACATGCAGGCGCTGTACGCGTACTTCATGCACGGCGTCGAGCCGGTCAAGCAGGCGCCGCCGAAGAACGAGATCCCCGCGCTGCTGAGCATGCGCTGGCCGCTGAAGATCTGGAACTGGCTGTTCCTGAAGGACGGCGCGTACGAGCCGAAGCCGGCGCAGAGCGCCGAGTGGAACCGCGGCGCGTATCTCGTCCAGGGTCTTGCTCACTGCAGCACGTGCCACACGCCGCGCGGCATCGCGATGCAGGAGAAGTCGCTCGACGAAAGCGGCGGCAGCTTCCTGTCGGGTTCGGTGCTCGCGGGTTGGGACGGCTACAACATCACGTCCGACGCCAACGCGGGGATCGGCGGATGGACGCAGCAGCAGCTCGTCCAGTACCTGCGCACTGGTAGCGTGCCGGGCCTCGCGCAGGCGGCCGGCCCGATGGCCGAGGCGATCGAGCACAGCTTCTCGAAGATGACCGAAGCCGATATCGGTGCGATCTCGACGTACATCCGCACGGTGCCGGCGGTGGCCAGCGGCGACGCGAAGCAGTCGCGCTCGTCGTGGGGCAAGCCGGCCGAGGACGGCCTGAAGCTACGCGGCGTCGCGCTCGCGTCGTCGGGCATCGATCCGGCGCGGCTGTACCTCGGCAACTGCGCGACCTGCCACCAGATGCAGGGCAAGGGCACGCCGGACGGCTATTACCCGCCGCTGTTCCACAACTCGACGGTCGGCGCACCGAATCCGACCAACCTCGTGCAGGTGATCCTGAACGGCGTGCAGCGCAAGGCCGGTAGCGAGGACGTCGGAATGCCGGCGTTCCGCCACGAGCTGTCGGATGCGCAGATCGCCGCGCTGACGAACTACGTGACCGGGCAGTTCGGCAATCCGGCCGCGAAGGTGACCGAGCAGGACGTCGCGAAGCTGCGCTGA
- a CDS encoding M20 aminoacylase family protein: MLQAVNPVIPGIAAIAPELVEVRRRIHAHPELAFEETLTSDLVAELLTGWGYEVHRGIGKTGVVGVLREGQGTRTVGLRADMDALPLAEATGLPYASRHANKMHACGHDGHTAMLLCAARHLAATRQFSGTLNLIFQPAEENFGGAKAMMDDGLFDRFPCDAIFAIHNMPGRAAGDMAFRTGAAMASADRVTITLRGVGGHGAMPHFARDPMSAAGSIMVALQTIVAREVDAQHAAVITVGSVQAGETFNIIPETVVMKLSVRALNADVRALLARRIEALAKGQAESFGVTAEVDYDYGYPVLVNHAEPTAFAADIARQMLGADRVETDSAPLMGSEDFAFMLEARPGCYAFIGNGIGSKGGCMVHNPGYDFNDDILAIGASYWVRVAEAWLAA; encoded by the coding sequence ATGCTGCAAGCCGTGAACCCCGTCATCCCCGGCATCGCCGCGATCGCGCCCGAACTGGTCGAGGTGCGCCGCCGCATCCATGCTCATCCCGAACTGGCATTCGAAGAGACGCTCACGAGCGATCTCGTCGCCGAGCTGCTCACCGGCTGGGGCTATGAAGTACATCGCGGCATCGGCAAGACAGGCGTCGTCGGCGTGCTGCGTGAAGGGCAAGGCACGCGCACGGTCGGGCTGCGCGCCGACATGGACGCGCTGCCGCTCGCGGAAGCCACGGGCCTGCCGTATGCGAGCCGCCATGCGAACAAGATGCATGCGTGCGGCCATGACGGCCACACGGCGATGCTGCTGTGCGCGGCGCGCCACCTCGCGGCAACGCGCCAGTTCTCCGGCACGCTGAACCTGATCTTCCAGCCGGCCGAGGAAAACTTCGGCGGCGCGAAGGCGATGATGGACGACGGCCTGTTCGACCGCTTCCCGTGCGACGCGATCTTCGCGATCCACAACATGCCGGGCCGCGCGGCCGGCGACATGGCGTTCCGCACCGGCGCCGCGATGGCGTCGGCCGACCGCGTGACGATCACGCTGCGCGGCGTCGGCGGCCACGGCGCGATGCCGCATTTCGCGCGCGATCCGATGTCGGCGGCGGGCAGCATCATGGTCGCGCTGCAGACGATCGTCGCGCGCGAGGTCGATGCGCAGCATGCGGCCGTGATCACGGTCGGCAGCGTGCAGGCCGGCGAGACGTTCAACATCATTCCCGAAACCGTCGTGATGAAGCTGTCGGTGCGCGCGCTGAACGCCGACGTGCGCGCGCTGCTCGCGCGCCGCATCGAAGCGCTCGCGAAAGGCCAGGCGGAAAGCTTCGGCGTCACGGCGGAAGTCGACTACGACTACGGCTACCCGGTGCTCGTGAATCACGCGGAACCGACCGCGTTCGCGGCCGATATCGCGCGCCAGATGCTCGGCGCCGACCGTGTCGAAACCGACTCCGCACCGCTGATGGGCAGCGAGGATTTCGCGTTCATGCTCGAGGCGCGCCCCGGCTGCTACGCATTCATCGGCAACGGGATCGGCAGCAAGGGCGGCTGCATGGTGCACAACCCCGGCTACGACTTCAACGACGACATTCTCGCGATCGGCGCGAGCTACTGGGTTCGCGTCGCCGAAGCCTGGCTCGCGGCCTGA
- a CDS encoding sugar dehydrogenase complex small subunit, protein MHNDNTPHSRRESDATASGITRRQWLQGALALTAAGLTGSLALRALADDPGTAPLDTFMTLSEALTGKKGLSRVLGERFLQALQKGSFKTADSLPQLAGALASGSLNPDQEALALKILEAWYLGIVDNVVITYEEALMFSVVSDTLVIPSYCPNKPGFWAEKPIERQA, encoded by the coding sequence ATGCACAACGACAACACTCCCCACTCGCGTCGTGAAAGCGACGCAACCGCAAGCGGTATCACGCGGCGTCAATGGCTGCAGGGCGCACTGGCGCTGACGGCGGCGGGCCTCACGGGCTCGCTGGCGTTGCGGGCCCTGGCCGACGATCCCGGCACTGCGCCGCTCGATACGTTCATGACGCTCTCCGAAGCATTGACCGGCAAGAAGGGGCTGAGCCGCGTGCTCGGCGAACGCTTCCTGCAGGCCTTGCAGAAGGGCTCGTTCAAGACGGCCGACAGCCTGCCGCAACTCGCCGGCGCACTCGCGTCCGGTTCGCTGAATCCCGATCAGGAAGCGCTCGCGCTGAAGATTCTCGAAGCGTGGTATCTCGGCATCGTCGACAACGTCGTGATTACCTACGAAGAAGCATTAATGTTCAGCGTCGTATCCGACACGCTCGTGATTCCCTCGTATTGCCCCAACAAACCCGGCTTCTGGGCCGAAAAACCGATCGAGAGGCAAGCCTGA
- a CDS encoding porin, which translates to MRLKHFAWLIAAATPAAAFAQTSVMLYGRIDGGIEYLNHIATPNGSKSRWSAEGGDWGTSMFGLKGFEDLGGGLSTVFNLETAFQVMNGTTGGGRMWSRRAYVGLKSDTWGQLQAGRNLFIDSDGVWEFDPFVQQAFSSASLVRGRNWQQSSNNIEYHSPVIGGFDVQAQYAFGNQSRGFNYGAADDFGRSDGIMISYHSPVFDVRGMYDELRDNNGKFSNIFTASREYFVGANVKVSKFKIQGAYTHYQAPDSPAGVADRADHYWLGATYAANPQWAVTAGGYYVKVGDGGSDASHDPSGHAMMYVLGTTYNLSKRTFLYGTVAYVRNGGNSNFSLLATPRDATSGTSPLAGESQTGAYVGMMHTF; encoded by the coding sequence TTGCGACTTAAACATTTCGCATGGCTGATTGCCGCCGCCACACCGGCGGCTGCCTTTGCACAGACGAGCGTGATGCTGTACGGCCGGATCGACGGCGGCATCGAATACCTGAACCACATCGCGACGCCGAACGGCAGCAAGTCGCGCTGGAGCGCGGAAGGCGGCGACTGGGGCACCAGCATGTTCGGCCTGAAGGGCTTCGAGGATCTCGGCGGCGGGCTGTCGACGGTCTTCAACCTGGAGACCGCATTCCAGGTGATGAACGGCACGACGGGCGGCGGGCGCATGTGGTCGCGGCGCGCATATGTCGGGCTGAAGAGCGACACGTGGGGCCAGCTGCAGGCCGGCCGCAACCTGTTCATCGACAGCGACGGCGTGTGGGAATTCGATCCGTTCGTCCAACAGGCGTTTTCGTCCGCGTCGCTCGTGCGTGGCCGCAACTGGCAGCAGAGCAGCAACAACATCGAATATCACAGCCCGGTGATCGGCGGCTTCGACGTGCAGGCGCAATATGCGTTCGGCAATCAGTCGCGCGGCTTCAACTACGGTGCGGCCGACGATTTCGGCCGCTCGGACGGGATCATGATCTCGTACCACTCGCCGGTGTTCGACGTGCGCGGCATGTACGACGAGCTGCGCGACAACAACGGCAAGTTCAGCAACATCTTCACGGCGTCACGCGAGTACTTCGTCGGTGCAAACGTGAAGGTGTCGAAGTTCAAGATCCAGGGTGCGTATACGCACTACCAGGCGCCTGACAGCCCGGCCGGCGTCGCCGATCGCGCCGATCACTACTGGCTCGGCGCGACCTATGCGGCGAATCCGCAATGGGCCGTGACGGCCGGCGGCTATTACGTGAAGGTGGGCGACGGCGGCAGCGACGCATCGCACGATCCGTCAGGCCACGCGATGATGTACGTGCTCGGCACCACGTACAACCTGTCGAAGCGCACGTTCCTGTACGGCACGGTCGCGTATGTGCGCAACGGCGGCAACTCGAACTTCTCGCTGCTGGCGACGCCGCGCGACGCGACGTCGGGCACGAGCCCGCTTGCGGGCGAGTCGCAGACGGGGGCGTATGTGGGGATGATGCATACGTTCTGA
- a CDS encoding GMC family oxidoreductase, producing the protein MADTDTQKADVVVVGSGVAGAIVAHQLAMAGKSVILLEAGPRMPRWEIVERFRNQVDKTDFMAPYPSSAWAPHPEYGPPNDYLILKGEHKFNSQYIRAVGGTTWHWAASAWRFIPNDFKMKTVYGVGRDWPIQYDDIEHYYQRAEEELGVWGPGPEEDLYSPRKEPYPMPPLPLSFNEQTIKSALNGYDPKFHVVTEPVARNSRPYDGRPTCCGNNNCMPICPIGAMYNGIVHVEKAEQAGAKLIDSAVVYKLETGPDKRIVAAIYKDKTGADHRVEGKYFVIAANGIETPKILLMSANRDFPNGVANSSDMVGRNLMDHPGTGVSFYANEKLWPGRGPQEMTSLIGFRDGPFRATEAAKKIHLSNMSRINQETQKIFKSGKLMKPAELDAQIRDRSARFVQFDCFHEILPQPENRIVPSKTATDAVGIPRPEITYAIDDYVKRGAVHTREVYATAAKVLGGTEVVFNDEFAPNNHITGATIMGADARDSVVDKDCRTFDHPNLFISSSSTMPTVGTVNVTLTIAALALRMSDTLKKEV; encoded by the coding sequence ATGGCCGATACCGATACGCAAAAGGCCGACGTCGTCGTCGTCGGATCGGGTGTCGCAGGCGCGATCGTTGCCCATCAGCTCGCGATGGCCGGGAAGTCCGTGATCCTGCTGGAAGCCGGCCCGCGCATGCCGCGCTGGGAAATCGTCGAGCGCTTTCGCAATCAGGTCGACAAGACCGATTTCATGGCGCCGTATCCGTCGAGCGCATGGGCGCCGCATCCGGAATACGGCCCGCCGAACGACTACCTGATCCTGAAGGGCGAGCACAAGTTCAACTCGCAGTACATCCGCGCGGTGGGCGGCACGACGTGGCACTGGGCCGCGTCGGCGTGGCGTTTCATCCCGAACGACTTCAAGATGAAGACGGTGTACGGCGTCGGCCGCGACTGGCCGATCCAGTACGACGACATCGAGCATTACTACCAGCGCGCCGAAGAAGAACTCGGCGTGTGGGGCCCGGGCCCCGAGGAAGACCTGTACTCGCCGCGCAAGGAGCCGTACCCGATGCCGCCGCTGCCGTTGTCGTTCAACGAGCAGACGATCAAGAGCGCGCTCAACGGCTATGACCCGAAGTTTCACGTGGTGACCGAGCCGGTCGCGCGCAACAGCCGCCCGTACGACGGCCGGCCGACTTGTTGCGGGAACAACAACTGCATGCCGATCTGCCCGATCGGCGCGATGTACAACGGCATCGTGCACGTCGAGAAGGCCGAGCAGGCCGGCGCGAAGCTGATCGACAGCGCGGTCGTCTACAAGCTCGAGACCGGGCCGGACAAGCGCATCGTCGCCGCGATCTACAAGGACAAGACCGGCGCCGACCATCGCGTCGAGGGCAAGTACTTCGTGATCGCCGCGAACGGTATCGAGACGCCGAAGATCCTGCTGATGTCCGCGAACCGCGATTTCCCGAACGGCGTCGCGAACAGCTCCGACATGGTCGGCCGCAACCTGATGGACCACCCGGGCACCGGCGTGTCGTTCTACGCGAACGAGAAGCTCTGGCCGGGCCGCGGCCCGCAGGAGATGACGTCGCTGATCGGTTTCCGCGACGGCCCGTTCCGCGCGACCGAAGCCGCGAAGAAGATCCACCTGTCGAACATGTCGCGCATCAACCAGGAGACGCAGAAGATCTTCAAGAGCGGCAAGCTGATGAAGCCCGCGGAACTCGACGCGCAGATCCGCGACCGTTCCGCGCGCTTCGTGCAGTTCGACTGCTTCCACGAAATCCTGCCGCAGCCCGAGAACCGCATCGTGCCCAGCAAGACGGCCACGGACGCGGTCGGCATTCCGCGCCCCGAGATCACGTATGCGATCGACGACTACGTGAAGCGCGGCGCCGTGCATACGCGCGAGGTCTACGCGACGGCCGCGAAGGTGCTCGGCGGCACCGAAGTCGTCTTCAACGACGAGTTCGCGCCGAACAACCACATCACGGGCGCGACGATCATGGGCGCGGATGCACGCGACTCGGTCGTCGACAAGGACTGCCGAACGTTCGACCATCCGAACCTGTTCATCTCGAGCAGCTCGACGATGCCGACCGTCGGTACGGTGAACGTGACGCTGACGATCGCGGCGCTCGCGCTGCGGATGTCGGACACGCTGAAGAAGGAAGTCTGA
- a CDS encoding pyrimidine/purine nucleoside phosphorylase: MTSATQFDNVSVVKRANVYFDGKCVSHTVLFPDGTRKTLGVILPCALNFGTDAPELMEVQAGKCRVKLDGSSEWQTYGAGESFSVPGKSRFDIEVLETLDYVCSYL; the protein is encoded by the coding sequence ATGACCAGTGCAACCCAATTCGACAACGTATCGGTCGTCAAGCGCGCGAACGTCTATTTCGACGGCAAGTGCGTGTCGCATACCGTGCTCTTCCCGGACGGCACGCGCAAGACGCTCGGCGTGATCCTGCCGTGCGCGCTCAACTTCGGCACGGACGCTCCCGAATTGATGGAAGTGCAGGCCGGCAAGTGCCGCGTGAAGCTCGACGGCAGCAGCGAATGGCAGACCTACGGCGCAGGCGAGTCGTTCTCGGTGCCGGGCAAGAGCCGCTTCGACATCGAAGTGCTCGAGACGCTCGATTACGTCTGCAGCTACCTGTAA
- a CDS encoding DoxX family protein, producing MTPNQPFLASQRDVLLLLSRILLVILFVMFGWKKIVDFPGTIAFMGSEGAPAPIISAAISVVMELFAGIAILVGFQTRPLALLLALYTIGTGIIGHHYWTMTGGEQINNMIHFYKNIAIAGGLLALCAAGPGRYSIDRG from the coding sequence ATGACACCGAATCAACCGTTTCTCGCGTCCCAGCGCGATGTGCTGCTGCTGCTGTCCCGGATCCTGCTCGTGATCCTGTTCGTGATGTTCGGCTGGAAGAAGATCGTCGACTTCCCCGGTACCATCGCGTTCATGGGCTCCGAAGGCGCGCCCGCGCCGATCATTTCCGCGGCGATCTCGGTCGTGATGGAGCTGTTCGCCGGGATCGCGATCCTCGTCGGCTTCCAGACGCGCCCGCTTGCGCTGCTGCTGGCGCTCTATACGATCGGCACCGGCATCATCGGCCACCACTACTGGACGATGACGGGCGGCGAGCAGATCAACAACATGATTCATTTCTACAAGAACATCGCGATCGCGGGTGGCCTGCTTGCACTGTGCGCGGCGGGCCCCGGTCGATATTCGATCGATCGCGGATAA
- a CDS encoding MFS transporter has product METSALPFAGTPVDARAAAKKRRLIAAAAVGNALEFYDFTVYSFFAILIGKLFFPVHSPFGQLMLAVASFGVGFVTRPLGGLVIGMYADRAGRKKAMILTLLLMALGTATIAVAPTFAQIGIAAPVLLVLARLLQGFASGGEVGASTTLLLEQAPQHRRGFYASFQFSSQGLAALAGALTGVALTSTLNTAQLESWGWRVPFIIGTLFVPLGYWLRRTVEEVPAATPAAAHDEPVASLPLADVLRHHGKAVFAGLGVTIGGTSIHYIIVFYMAIYGVQVLHLPTWLSMTAGCVAGAILMLVTPIGGHLSDVYGRNRIVWWTRIVLMVAIYPAFVALNRWPGAASLLSIIAALSIVHAINIGATGAMLGELFPRAVRATGGALVYSVGVAIFGGFAQFFVTWLIAATGNANAPAWYAIGCGVFTLLAIRCMDEKAGKSLD; this is encoded by the coding sequence ATGGAAACGTCCGCCCTTCCTTTCGCCGGCACGCCGGTCGATGCCCGCGCCGCCGCAAAGAAACGCCGGCTGATCGCTGCCGCCGCCGTCGGCAACGCGCTCGAGTTCTACGACTTCACGGTCTACAGCTTCTTCGCGATCCTGATCGGCAAGCTGTTCTTCCCGGTGCATTCGCCGTTCGGGCAGCTGATGCTCGCGGTCGCGAGCTTCGGCGTCGGCTTCGTCACGCGGCCGCTCGGCGGGCTCGTGATCGGCATGTATGCCGACCGTGCCGGCCGCAAGAAGGCGATGATACTCACGCTGCTGCTGATGGCGCTCGGCACCGCGACGATCGCGGTCGCACCGACCTTCGCGCAGATCGGCATCGCCGCACCGGTGCTGCTCGTGCTCGCGCGCCTGCTGCAGGGGTTCGCGTCGGGCGGCGAAGTCGGCGCGTCGACGACGCTGCTGCTCGAGCAGGCGCCGCAGCATCGTCGCGGCTTCTACGCATCGTTCCAGTTCTCGAGCCAGGGGCTCGCCGCGCTCGCGGGCGCGCTCACCGGTGTCGCGCTGACGTCGACGCTGAATACCGCGCAGCTCGAAAGCTGGGGCTGGCGCGTACCGTTCATCATCGGCACGCTGTTCGTTCCGCTCGGCTACTGGCTGCGCCGTACCGTCGAGGAAGTGCCGGCTGCCACGCCCGCCGCCGCGCACGACGAACCGGTCGCGTCGCTGCCGCTCGCCGACGTGCTGCGCCATCACGGCAAGGCCGTGTTCGCGGGCCTTGGCGTGACGATCGGCGGCACGTCGATCCACTACATCATCGTGTTCTACATGGCGATCTACGGCGTGCAGGTGCTGCACCTGCCGACCTGGTTGTCGATGACGGCCGGCTGCGTCGCCGGCGCGATCCTGATGCTCGTGACGCCGATCGGCGGCCACCTGTCCGACGTGTACGGGCGCAACCGGATCGTCTGGTGGACGCGCATCGTGCTGATGGTCGCGATCTACCCGGCGTTCGTCGCGCTGAACCGCTGGCCGGGCGCGGCGTCGCTGCTGTCGATCATCGCCGCGCTGTCGATCGTGCACGCGATCAACATCGGTGCGACGGGCGCGATGCTCGGCGAACTGTTCCCGCGTGCGGTGCGCGCAACCGGCGGCGCGCTCGTGTACAGCGTCGGCGTCGCGATCTTCGGCGGCTTCGCGCAGTTCTTCGTCACGTGGCTGATCGCGGCGACCGGCAACGCGAATGCGCCCGCGTGGTATGCGATCGGTTGCGGCGTATTCACGCTGCTCGCGATTCGCTGCATGGACGAGAAGGCGGGGAAGTCGCTCGACTAA
- a CDS encoding LysR substrate-binding domain-containing protein, whose translation MKYHQLKAFVTVAEEGSIRAAARRLNVSPAALTKAVKELEIALGVSLVVRTARGVQLTAFGQQLQVRARLIVAEMQRARDDIEQAQGAMTGSVAAAITPAAAVTILPDAFRAFRRRFPVARVNLIEGFPGVALPRLHDGSLDFAIAVVVPELLAAEFDHAELYASRSLIVARKGHPLASATSLADLVEADWLMNPSPESSTQVLFNSFVAYGLPVPARVVECPSFGLAHSLMTGCDLIASMPEQLLQGEWARDQLAVLPIRERLPGVSVQVVTRRDSPLTPAAAMLLDCLRDSARRKGLR comes from the coding sequence ATGAAATACCATCAGCTGAAAGCGTTCGTCACCGTCGCCGAAGAAGGCAGCATTCGCGCGGCCGCGCGGCGTCTGAACGTGTCGCCGGCGGCGCTGACGAAGGCAGTCAAGGAACTTGAGATCGCGCTTGGCGTGTCGCTCGTCGTGCGTACCGCGCGCGGCGTGCAACTCACTGCGTTCGGCCAGCAACTGCAGGTGCGCGCGCGGCTGATCGTCGCCGAAATGCAGCGCGCCCGTGACGACATCGAGCAGGCGCAGGGCGCGATGACGGGTTCCGTCGCGGCGGCGATCACGCCGGCGGCCGCGGTGACGATCCTGCCCGACGCGTTTCGTGCATTCCGGCGCCGCTTTCCGGTAGCGCGCGTCAACCTGATCGAAGGGTTTCCGGGTGTCGCGCTGCCGCGCCTGCACGACGGTTCGCTCGATTTCGCGATCGCCGTCGTCGTGCCCGAGCTGCTGGCGGCCGAGTTCGATCATGCGGAGCTTTACGCGAGCCGCTCGCTGATCGTCGCGCGCAAGGGGCATCCGCTCGCGTCGGCCACGTCGCTCGCCGATCTCGTCGAGGCCGACTGGCTGATGAACCCGTCGCCGGAAAGCTCCACACAGGTATTGTTCAATTCGTTTGTCGCATACGGGCTGCCGGTGCCGGCGCGCGTCGTCGAATGCCCGAGCTTCGGGCTCGCACACAGCCTGATGACCGGTTGCGACCTGATCGCATCGATGCCCGAGCAATTGTTGCAGGGTGAGTGGGCGCGCGACCAGCTCGCGGTGCTGCCGATCCGCGAGCGCCTGCCGGGCGTTTCGGTGCAGGTCGTCACGCGCCGCGACAGCCCGCTGACGCCGGCTGCTGCGATGCTGCTCGACTGCCTGCGCGATTCCGCGCGGCGCAAGGGGTTGCGGTGA